Below is a window of Streptomyces qaidamensis DNA.
GCCCAGCAGGTCGCCCGGATCGTCGCCGAGGGCGGCTCCACCGTCGAGCACCGGCTGCTGTCCGCCGTCGCCCGGCTCGCCGAGGACGATCTCATCGAGGCACTGCGGGCCGCCGTGAACGCCGGCATCCTCGCCCCCGCACCCGGCGACGAGGGCTACCGCTTCCGCCACTCCCTGGTCCGCGAGGCCGTCAGCGACGACCTGCTCCCCGGCGAACGCTCCCGCCTCAACCGCCGCTACGCCGAGGCCCTGGAAACCGACCCGGCCCTCGTCCCCGCCGACCAGCGGGCGGCGCGCCTGGCCAGCTACTGGTACCACGCCCACGACGCCGCCAAGGCCCTGCCCGCCGTGCTCGAAGCCTCCGTCGAGGCCCGCCGCCGCACGCCTACTCCGAGCAACTCCGCCTCCTGGAACGGGCGATGGAACTGTGGGACGCCGCCCCCGACGCCGTACGCAGGACCCTGCGCCCCGTCGACCACGCCGAGGTCTACCCGCCCTGCGGCTGCGACCCGGCCACCACCGCGCTGCGCTACCTGGACCTGCTGGCCGAGGCGGCCGTCGCCGGACGGCTCTGCGGGGAGCGCGAACGCGCCCTGAAGATCACCAAGCGGGCGCTGGGCCTGCTGGAGGACGAGCACGACCCCCTGCGTGCGGCCTGGTTCTGGATTCAGCGCTCCCGGCTGGTGCAGCGGCTCGCCCGGGGCGGCGGATGGAAGGAGATCGCCACTGCGCAGGACCTGGTCCGCGGCCTGCCGCCGTCCGAGGTGCACGCCGAGGTGCTGGCCACCGTCGCGCACTGGTCCACGCTCCGCCGGCCCGGCCCGGAGGCCCTGACCGCCGCCGAGCGGGCCGTCGAGTACGCGCGCATGGTGGGCGCCGACGAGATCGAGTCCAACGCCCGGCTCACCCTCGGCGGGCTCATGGTCGAGGCCGGGCAGATCGAAGCAGGGCTGGCCCACATGTACGAGGTCAGGGACGACGTCGTGGCCCGAGGTCTCGCGGTCGTCGTGGGCCGCAGCCATGTCAACCTGCCCTCCGTTCTGGAAGGCATCGGGCGCTCCGAGGAATCCGTGGGCATCCTGCGCGAGGGCCTGCGGCTCACCGGCAGGATGGGGCTGACCGAGTCCGAGGGCTGGGCCCGGGGCAACCTCGCCGAGTCGCTCATCTCCCTGGGCCGCTGGGACGAGGCGGCGGAGGCGGCCGTCAGCGCCCAGCGGATGGGCCGGACGGCCGCTCCGTACGGATCCGGCGCCCACAGCCTGGCCTTCCTCGCGCTCGCCCGCGGTGAGGTGGCCGAGGCCGCCCGCCACCTCGCCGAGGCCCGCGCCTCCTACGGCCCGCACGACCCCATGCCGCAGCAGGACCTGCCGGTCTCCCGTCTCACCATCGCCGTCGCCGCCGCCGAGGGACGCCTGGCCGACGCCCGTGCCGAACTGGCCCGCACCCTGGAGTCCGGATTCCCGCTCGGCACGCAGCGCTACGCCTGGCCGCTGCTGCTCCAGGCGGCCACCGCGGAGGCCGACGCCCGGGCGCTGCCCGCCGCCCGCGAGGGCCGCGAGCAGGTCCTGGACGGCATCCTCGCCGCCGTGAAGCGCCTCACCACCCACGTCCCCGTCTGGTACGCCCACGAACAGTGGGTCCGTGCCGAACTCCACCGCGCCGAGGACCGGAGCACCCCGGACACCTGGTCGGAGGTGGTCACCGCCTTCGAGCCCCTGGGCCGGCCCTACGACCTCGCCCGCGTCCGGTACCGCCTGGCCGAGTCCCTGCTGGCGTGCGGCGGCGAGGACGAGCGCGAGCGCGCCGCGGAACTGCTCCGCCCCGCCCACGCCGCCGCCCGCCACCTCGGCGCACGGCCGCTCGCCGACGCCGCCACCGCCCTCGGCCGACGGGCCCGCCTCCCGCTCACGCCCGCCGTGGCGCCCGGCCCTGCGCCCGCCGACCCGGCCGAGTCCCTCGGCCTCACCAGCCGGGAACGGGACGTGCTGCGCCTGGTCGCCGCCGGCCACACCAACCGCCGCATCGCACAGGAGCTGTTCATCTCACCGAAGACCGCGAGCGTCCACGTCTCCAACATCCTCGGCAAACTCGGCGTCTCCGGGCGGGGCGAGGCGGCGGCGGTGGCGCACCGGCTGGGACTGTTCCCGGCCGAGATGCTCATGCCCGGTCCGGCGGGCTGAGGACCCCTGAGGCCTACGCTGGAGAGGACGTCGCGGCTCCGCGGCCCAGGGAGGCTCCGTGTTCAACATGTTCGAGGAACTGTTCTCGCCCGGGCGCAAGCACACCCGCGACGAGCAGAACCGCCTGGAACTGACCCGTGAGGACGTCGGCGACGCCGACCCCGGACGCGGGCCGATAGACCTCACGTCCGGGAAGGTCGTCGTGCGCCCGCCGCATGAGCATGAGGACGGCGAGGGGGAGTAGCCCTCCGGAATCCCAGGGGCTACTTCACCCGCACTTCGAGGATCCGGTCGTCCCCGTCCTTCGCGCTGCCCCGGCCGTCCGTGTTGCTGGTGACCAGCCACAGCCGGTCGCCGCCCGCCGGAACCACCGTGCGCAGCCGGCCGTACTCGCCCTCCAGGAAGGCCTGCGGCTCGGCCGAGGCCTCGGTGCCGTTCAGCGGGATGCGCCACAGCCGCTTGCCGCGCAGGCCCGCCATCCAGACCGACCCCTCGGCGTAGGCGATGCCGCTGGGGGAGGCCTCGGCCGTGGTCCACTGGTCGACGGGGTTGTGGAACTCCCCGTCGTCGGACCGGCCCTCGGCCTCCGGCCAGCCGTAGTTGTCGCCCGGCTTGATCGCGTTGAGCTCGTCCCAGGTGTCCTGGCCGAACTCCGAGGCGAACAGCCGCTGCTTGCCGTCCCAGGCGAGGCCCTGCACATTGCGGTGGCCGTAGGAGTACACCGGCGAGTCCGGGAACGGGTTGCCCGGCGCCGGCTCGCCCTCCGGGGTCAGGCGGAGGATCTTGCCGCCCACGGAGTCCTTGTCCTGGGACAGGCCGGTGTCGCCGCTCTCGCCCGTGCCCACGTACAGCATCTTGTCCGGGCCGAACTCGATGCGGCCGCCGTTGTGGATGAACCCCTTGGGGATGCCCCTGAAGACCGTGTCGGGCGCCCCGAGCTGCTCGCCGGGGGGCTTCTGCCCGTCGTAGATCATGCGGACGATGCGGTTGTCGGAGGCCGAGGTGAAGTACGCGTAGACCATGCGGTCCGAGGCGTAGTCGGGGGACAGGGCGATCCCGAGGAGGCCGCCCTCGCCCGCCGCGGAGACCCCCGGCACCTCGCCCAGTTCGGTCTTCTTGCCGGTCTTCTCGTCGACCCGGACGATCGTCCCCTCGTCCCGGGAGGACACCAGCAGGCCGCCGCCCGGCAGGGGAGCCAGCCCCCAGGGGGACTCCAGGCCCTCGGCGACGGTACGCACGACCTTCACCGAGCCCTTGGCGGGAGGTGTCTCCTCGGCGGCCTGGCGCGGCGGCGCGGACGACCCCGGTGCGCTACGGCTCGGGGAGGCGCCCTCACCGGTGCCCGACGACCCTCCGCCGTCGGACGAACAACCGGCCGTCAGCAGGAGCGCGGCGGCGGCCAACACGGTCGGCACGGCTCGACGTTGCACGATCATGGTCCCTTCGACGGGGCGGGTCCTCTCCCTGTCATACACCGCTCGCGGCTCCCAGGTTCCCGATCACGGAACGCCGAACCGGGAACACGGGGTTTGCCCGAAACGCACCCGGGGCGGAACGGGCCTCAGTCCCACGACCCCCGGGCGGGGGGCAGCTCCGCTATCTCCTTCAGATCGTCGAGGGTCAGGCGCAGTGCCGCCGCGGCCGTGTTCTCCGTGACCCAGCGTTCCTGCTTCGCACCCGGGACCGGAACCACGTGCGGGCCCTGGGCCAGTACCCACGCGAGGGCGACCTGGGCGGGCGTGACGTCCGTGCCGTGCCGGCGGGCCACGCGGCGCAGCCCCGCGACGACCGGCTGGTTCGCGGCCATCATCTCGGCCGTGAAGCGGGGGTGCCGGGCGCGCGGGTCGTCCGCCTCGAAGCCCGCGCCGGGCCGCAGCCTGCCGGTCAGGAAGCCGTTGCCCAGCGGCATCGCGGCGAGGAAACCGACCCCCCGCGTCCGGCACCAGGGCAGCAGGGTCTCCAGCGCCTCCGGCGACCACACCGACAACTCCGCCTGCACCGCGCTCACCGGGAAGACCTGCTGCACCCGCTCCAGCTGCCGGATCGTCCCGTCGTGCAGCCGGGCCCCGGTCCGGCGGCCGGCCCGCGCCCCCACCGCGCACAGGCCCAACGCCCTCACCTTCCCGGCCTGGACGAGCTCCGCCATCGCGCCCCAGGTCTCCTCGACCGGCACCTCGGGATCGGCCCGGTGCAGCTGGTAGAGGTCGATGACGTCCGTCTGGAGCCGCCGCAGCGACGCGTCGCAGGCCCGCCTCACGTACCCGGGGCGGCCGTTGGCGACGATGTGCTGGTCGCCCACGAGCAGCCCGACCTTCGTCGACACGAACGCGTCGGACCGCCGCTCCTTCAACGCCCGCCCCACCAGCAGCTCGTTGGTGAAGGGGCCGTACATGTCGGCCGTGTCCAGCAGGGACGCGCCCAGGTCGAGCGCCCGGTGCACCGCCCTGAGCGACTCGTCGCCGCGCCGCCTCGACGCGCTGTAGGCCCAGCTCATCGGCATGCACCCGAGTCCGACGGCCCCCACCGCGAGCGCCGCCGCGCCGATCGTCCTGCGCTCCACCTGGTCGTGACCCTCCCTGTTCGAGCCACCCCAACCTAACCTCTGCCGTCGCACGCTCCTGACATAGCCTCCAGAGCATGACTGCTGACGTGTGGCTGCCCATCCCGCCGGACGAGATCGACGGACTCCCCGAGGGCCCGGACTACCGCTTCTGGAACGGCGGGGAGGACTTCCCCGCGGACCCGGCCGACTGCGCCTTCTACGTCGTCCCCTACATGAAGCCCAGCCCACTGTGCGTGCGCCCCATGGGGCGGATGAGCAACGTCCAGGTCGTGCAGACCCTCTCCGCCGGGATCGACCACGTGGAGCCGGGGCTCGGACGCCTGGCCGCGGGCGTGCGGCTGTGCAATGCGCGCGGGGTGCACGAGGCCAGCACCGGCGAGCTCACCCTCGCGCTGATCCTGGCCTCGCTGCGCGGGATCCCCGACTTCGTGCGCGCACAGGACCGCGGGGAGTGGCTCGGCGGGTTCCGGCCCGCCCTCGCCGACAAGAACGTCCTCATCGTGGGATACGGCTCGATCGGCGAGGCCATCGAGGACCGGCTCGTTCCGTTCGAGGTGGCGCGGGTGGCGCGCGTCGCGCGCTCCGAGCGCACCACGGCGCGCGGTCCGGTGCATCCGCTCACCGAACTCCCCGCGCTGCTGCCGGAGGCGGACGTCGTCATCCTGTCCACGCCGCTCAGCGAAACCACCCGTGGCCTGGCCGGAGCCGACTTCCTGTCCCGGATGAAGGACGGCGCACTCCTCGTCAACGTCGCCCGCGGCCCCGTCGTCGACACCAAGGCCCTGCTCGCCGAGCTGGAGACCGGCCGCATCACCGCAGCCCTCGACGTCACCGACCCGGAGCCGCTGGCGCGCGAACACCCCCTGTGGCGTGCGCCGGGGGTACTCATCAGCCCGCACGTCGGCGGACCCACCTCCGCGTTCCTCCCGCGCGCCAAGCGGCTCCTGGTGGACCAGTTGAACCGTTATGTGAACCGGGAGCCGCTCCGCAACGTGATCCTTACGACGGGTGCATCAACCGGCTGAGAGACCTTCGAGCACCGTCCGCAATCCTCCGGGTGCGGTGGGTACTCATATATCTGTTGATCGTCACGGAGCGTAGAGAACCTATGTCCCTGAGTGACGAGACTGGTGTATCGTCCCGACAGGGGCAGCGCCGGGGACCGTTCCGGCGCCGGGGATGGACACTTCGGACTGTGAGGGGGGCGACAGGCGATGCACGGCCTTGGGACGAGCGATCCGACGGGGCGGGGCTGCCGGCGGCGACCCTGGCGGACGGCCGCGGGCAGCCGCGGACGGCACGCCGATCACGTCGGCCACCACACCCGCCACAGCAAACGCCACAGCGGGCACCACAGCGAACACAGCCATCACCACCGCAGGCCCGGCAGCCACAGGAGGCATGACCAGCCGGCCCACCGGGACCCGCGGGGCCCGGGAGCGCAGCGGACCGGGAGGGCCCGGTGAGCGCGCCCCCCACCCCCACGCTGGACGGAGCGCTGCGGGCACAGCCTTCGTCCCCGGGCGCGCTGCTGCCCCGCACGCCGGCCACCGGCCACCGGCCGGGCCTGGCCCTCCAGCTCGTCCTCGCCCTGGTCTGCGCGGGATACGCCGCAGGTTCCGCGTTCGGCTGGGGCTCGACCGACCTGGCCCTGATCATGGGCGACTTCGGGCTCAGCGCCGCGGCCGGCACCGCCGCCGTCTCGTGCGTTCTCTACGCCCGCAGCCGCCGCACCGGCTTCCGGCCCGCCTGGCTGCTGTTCGGTCTCTCCTCGGCCATGGCCGCCCTGGGCAATCTGGTCTGGGGGTGGTACGAGGTGGTCCTGGGACTGCCCGTGCCCAGTCCCAGCTACGCCGACCTGTTCTTCCTCTGCTTCGCGCCGCCCGCGATCGTCGGACTGCTCGTGCTCGCCAAACGGCCGGTCACCAAGGCCGGCTGGGTCTGCCTCGGGCTGGACGCCTGGCTGATCGGCGGCTCGCTGCTGACGCTGGCCTGGAGCCTCGCCCTCGCCCAGGCCGCCAAGTCCGAAGGGCCGGGCGTGGCGCACACCGCGCTGTCGCTGGCGTACCCGCTGCTCGACATCGCGCTGGTCAGCATGGTGCTCGCCCTGCACTTCCGGCGGTCCGCGGTGAACCGCTCCGCGGTCAACACCGCCATCGGCGCCCTCGCGCTGACCGTGATGTGCGATGCCCTGTTCACCTCGCCGCTCATGCAGCACGACTACCGCTCCGGCCAGCTGCTCGACGCCGGCTGGTTCGCGGGCTCGCTGCTGCTGGCATACGCCCCGTGGGCCGCGCCCCGCGCGGAGGCCGACCGGCACGGCCCCGACCGGCACGGTGCCACGGGGCACACCCGCGTGGTGCACGAGCACGTACCGGGACAGCGCAGCGGCCCCCACCACCCCGTGCTCCTGCCGGGCGCCGATCACAGCCGGTACCCGGCCGCCCGGCCCATCTCCGGCTCCCTGGCCGCACTCACGCCGTACCTCGCGGCCGCGGTGTGCACCCTGGGGATCCTCTACAACGTCCTCAACGGCCGCAGCGTCGACCGCGTGGTCCTGCTGACCGGGGGCACGGTCGTGCTCGCGCTCGTCGTGCGCCAGGGCATCATGCTGCTCGACAACATCACCCTCACCCAGGAACTGGCGCAGAAGGAGAACCACTTCCGCTCCCTGGTGCAGGGCTCCAGCGACGTCATCATGATCGCCGCTCCCAGCGGTGTCCTGAGGTACGTCTCCCCGGCCGCCGCCGGTGTGTACGGCCGCCCGGCGGAGGAGCTGGTGGGCACGGAACTGGCTCATCTCATCCACCCCGAGGACCTGGGCTGCGTCGTGCACGAGGTGCGCAGATTCCTCGCCGCCGACCCGGTCGAGGAACCCACCACGCGCATCGAGTGCCGCTTCCGCTCGGGCGGTGGGGGCACCTCCCGCTCGAGCGAAGGCGAGAGTGGGGGAGGCTGGCTGAACGTCGAGTCGACGGTCAACCGCCATCACGGCGGTCTCATCTTCAACAGCCGTGACGTGACCGAAAGGGTGCGGCTCCAGGCCCAGTTGCAGCACAACGCCGAGCACGACCCGCTCACCGACCTGCCCAACCGCGCCCTGTTCACCAAGCGCGTCCAGCACGCCCTCTCGGGCCGTCGCGCCTCCGACCGGGGCGTGGCCCTGCGGAACACGGCGGTGCTGTTCATCGATCTCGACGGCTTCAAGGCCGTCAACGACACGATCGGGCACCAGGCCGGGGACGAGCTGCTCGTCCAGGCCGCCCGCAGGCTCCAGGACTCCGTCCGGCACGGCGACACCGCGTCCCGGCTCGGCGGAGACGAGTTCGCGGCCCTGATCGCCGGGGACAACACCCGCGACCGGGACGCCCGGGAGCGGCACATCCTGGAGCTCGCCGACCGCCTCAGGACGACGCTGTCCCAGCCCTACCTCATCGACGGCAACGATGTCCGGGTCAACGCCTCCATCGGCGTGGCCTTCGCCGAGGCCGGCCTCGGGGCGGGCGAGCTGCTGCGCAACGCCGACCTGGCCATGTACCGGGCCAAGGCCGGCGGCAAGGGCCGGGTCGAGCTGTACAAGCCGCAGATGCAGCAGGACGTCGCCCGCAAGGCCGAGCTCGCCACCCGCCTGCGGGCCGCCCTGCACGACGGGGAGTTCGCCCTGCTGCACCAGCCGGTGGTGTCCCTGGAGGACGGCCGGATCACGTCGGTGTCCGCGCAGGCGCGCTGGCGCTCCTCGCAAGGGGTGCTCTTCACCCCGGCGGAGTTCCTGCGCGTGGCCGAGGACAGCGACAAGACCGCCGAGCTGGACCGGTGGCTGATCGAGGAGGCCGCCGAGCAGGCCGCCGAGCGGCACGCGACCGGGCTGTCCGTGCCGGTCGTGGTGCGGATGAGCGCCCGGCGGCTGCTGGACCGGTCGATGCCGCCCGGCTCGATCGAGGCGCTGCTCACGCGGCACGGGCTGCCGTCCGGGTCGCTGATCATCGAGCTGTCGGACGCCGACCCAAGGGTCTCGCTGGACGAGCTGGAGCGGCGTCTGGGCGCCCTGCGGCGGGTCGGTGTACGGATCGCCCTCGACGGGTTCGGCAGCGGCTACGCGGCGATCACGGCCCTGCGGCGGCTCCCCGTCGACGTCCTGAAGCTGGACCGCGGTCTGGTCGAGGGTGTCGTCGAGTCGGCCCGCCTGCACAAGATCACCAGCGGGCTGCTGCGGATCGCGGGCGACCTCGGGCTGAAGTCCGTGGCCGAAGGGGTGGATCTGCCCGAACAGGTGATCGCCCTGCGCGCGATGGGCTGCACGCACGGACAGGGCATGGCCTTCTCCGGGCCGCTCGACGAGTACCGGCTGCGCCGGGCGCTCGCCGCCGGCCGCTATCCGGTGCCGAACGGACCGGTCGAACCGGCGTTCGCGGGCGGCGCCCCGCGGGTGTACAGCTCGGGTGTGTCCGCCGTCATCGGAGGCGGCACGGCCCTCCGCTCACATAATGAGACTCCCGTCCCACCCACTTGACAGTGAGTGCGTGCCGGGGGGAGGGTCAGTGCCATGCGCACCCGAATTCTCGTACTTGGAAAGCGCGTCGGCTGACGCTGAGCCTCGACCGCTCAGCGACCCCACCCGGCGCGCTCCCCTCGCTTGCCTTATGGCACGAGGGGTTTTTTGTTGCACAGGCACCCTCCGTGCAACAGCCGAAGACCGTACAAACCTCGCAAAAACCCTCAGCATCTGAGAAGAGAATGCCGATGACCGAGCAGGCCACCGGGGCCCACCACCCGCAGCCCCGGCCCCGATCCGGAGGACACCACTCCGCCCCCGAGCAGGTGACGGGCGCGCAGTCCCTCATCCGCTCTCTCGAGGAGGTCGGCGCCGACACGGTATTCGGCATTCCCGGTGGTTGCATCCTGCCGGCGTACGACCCGCTGATGGACTCCACCCGCGTGCGTCACGTCCTGGTGCGCCACGAGCAGGGCGCCGGTCACGCGGCCGAGGGGTACGCGCTGGCCACCGGCAAGGTCGGCGTCTGCATGGCGACCTCGGGCCCCGGCGCGACCAACCTGGTCACGCCGATCGCGGACGCGCACATGGACTCGGTGCCGATGGTCGCGATCACCGGACAGGTGGCCTCCAAGGCCATCGGCACGGACGCCTTCCAGGAGGCGGACATCGTCGGCATCACCATGCCGATCACCAAGCACAACTTCCTCGTCACCAAGGCCGATGACATCCCGCGGGTGATCGCGCAGGCGTTCCACATCGCCTCCACCGGCCGTCCCGGTCCGGTCCTGGTCGACATCGCCAAGGACGCCCTCCAGGCGAAGACGACCTTCTCCTGGCCACCGGCCATGGACCTGCCCGGCTACCGCCCGGTGACCAAGCCGCACGCCAAGCAGATCCGCGAGGCCGCCAAGCTGATCACCCAGGCCCGCCGGCCCGTGCTGTACGTCGGCGGCGGCGTGCTCAAGGCCGGGGCCACCGCCGAGCTGAAGGTCCTCGCCGAGCTCACCGGCGCGCCCGTCACCACCACCCTGATGGCGCTCGGCGCGTTCCCCGACAACCACCCGCAGCACCTGGGCATGCCCGGCATGCACGGTTCGGTGGCCGCCGTCACCGCCCTGCAGAAGGCCGACCTGATCGTCGCCCTCGGCGCCCGCTTCGACGACCGCGTCACCGGCAAGCTGGACAGCTTCGCGCCCTTCGCCAAGATCGTCCACGCGGACATCGACCCGGCCGAGATCGGCAAGAACCGCGCCGCCGACGTGCCGATCGTCGGTGACGCCCGCGAGGTCATCGCCGACCTGGTCCAGGCGGTGCAGAAGGAGCACAGTGAGGGCCACCGGGGCGACTACAGCGCCTGGTGGAAGGACCTGAGCCGCTGGCGTGAGACCTACCCGCTCGGCTACGACCAGCCCGGCGACGGCTCGCTCTCCCCGCAGCAGGTCATCGAGCGCATCGGGCAGCTCGCCCCCGAGGGCACGATCTTCACGGCGGGCGTCGGCCAGCACCAGATGTGGGCCGCGCACTACATCGAGTACGACAAGCCGGGCACCTGGCTGAACTCCGGCGGCGCCGGGACGATGGGCTACGCCGTCCCGGCCGCCATGGGCGCCAAGGCCGGAGCCCCCGAGCGGGCCGTCTGGGCGATCGACGGCGACGGCTGCTTCCAGATGACCAACCAGGAGCTCGCCACCTGCGCCCTGAACAACATCCCGATCAAGGTCGCCGTCATCAACAACGGCGCCCTCGGGATGGTCCGCCAGTGGCAGACCCTCTTCTACAACCAGCGGTACAGCAACACCGTCCTGCACTCCGGCCCGGACGACGTCAACCCCGAGGCCCGCGGCACCCGCGTCCCCGACTTCGTGAAGCTGTCGGAGGCCATGGGCTGCTACGCGATCCGCTGCGAGTCCCCGGACGACCTCGACAAGGTCATCGAAGAGGCGAACTCCATCAACGACCGCCCGGTCGTGGTCGACTTCATCGTCCACGAGGACGCGATGGTCTGGCCGATGGTCGCCGCCGGCACCTCCAACGACGAGATCATGGCCGCCCGG
It encodes the following:
- a CDS encoding acetolactate synthase large subunit — translated: MTEQATGAHHPQPRPRSGGHHSAPEQVTGAQSLIRSLEEVGADTVFGIPGGCILPAYDPLMDSTRVRHVLVRHEQGAGHAAEGYALATGKVGVCMATSGPGATNLVTPIADAHMDSVPMVAITGQVASKAIGTDAFQEADIVGITMPITKHNFLVTKADDIPRVIAQAFHIASTGRPGPVLVDIAKDALQAKTTFSWPPAMDLPGYRPVTKPHAKQIREAAKLITQARRPVLYVGGGVLKAGATAELKVLAELTGAPVTTTLMALGAFPDNHPQHLGMPGMHGSVAAVTALQKADLIVALGARFDDRVTGKLDSFAPFAKIVHADIDPAEIGKNRAADVPIVGDAREVIADLVQAVQKEHSEGHRGDYSAWWKDLSRWRETYPLGYDQPGDGSLSPQQVIERIGQLAPEGTIFTAGVGQHQMWAAHYIEYDKPGTWLNSGGAGTMGYAVPAAMGAKAGAPERAVWAIDGDGCFQMTNQELATCALNNIPIKVAVINNGALGMVRQWQTLFYNQRYSNTVLHSGPDDVNPEARGTRVPDFVKLSEAMGCYAIRCESPDDLDKVIEEANSINDRPVVVDFIVHEDAMVWPMVAAGTSNDEIMAARDVRPDFGDNEDD
- a CDS encoding PQQ-dependent sugar dehydrogenase, whose translation is MIVQRRAVPTVLAAAALLLTAGCSSDGGGSSGTGEGASPSRSAPGSSAPPRQAAEETPPAKGSVKVVRTVAEGLESPWGLAPLPGGGLLVSSRDEGTIVRVDEKTGKKTELGEVPGVSAAGEGGLLGIALSPDYASDRMVYAYFTSASDNRIVRMIYDGQKPPGEQLGAPDTVFRGIPKGFIHNGGRIEFGPDKMLYVGTGESGDTGLSQDKDSVGGKILRLTPEGEPAPGNPFPDSPVYSYGHRNVQGLAWDGKQRLFASEFGQDTWDELNAIKPGDNYGWPEAEGRSDDGEFHNPVDQWTTAEASPSGIAYAEGSVWMAGLRGKRLWRIPLNGTEASAEPQAFLEGEYGRLRTVVPAGGDRLWLVTSNTDGRGSAKDGDDRILEVRVK
- a CDS encoding aldo/keto reductase codes for the protein MERRTIGAAALAVGAVGLGCMPMSWAYSASRRRGDESLRAVHRALDLGASLLDTADMYGPFTNELLVGRALKERRSDAFVSTKVGLLVGDQHIVANGRPGYVRRACDASLRRLQTDVIDLYQLHRADPEVPVEETWGAMAELVQAGKVRALGLCAVGARAGRRTGARLHDGTIRQLERVQQVFPVSAVQAELSVWSPEALETLLPWCRTRGVGFLAAMPLGNGFLTGRLRPGAGFEADDPRARHPRFTAEMMAANQPVVAGLRRVARRHGTDVTPAQVALAWVLAQGPHVVPVPGAKQERWVTENTAAAALRLTLDDLKEIAELPPARGSWD
- a CDS encoding putative bifunctional diguanylate cyclase/phosphodiesterase, translated to MSAPPTPTLDGALRAQPSSPGALLPRTPATGHRPGLALQLVLALVCAGYAAGSAFGWGSTDLALIMGDFGLSAAAGTAAVSCVLYARSRRTGFRPAWLLFGLSSAMAALGNLVWGWYEVVLGLPVPSPSYADLFFLCFAPPAIVGLLVLAKRPVTKAGWVCLGLDAWLIGGSLLTLAWSLALAQAAKSEGPGVAHTALSLAYPLLDIALVSMVLALHFRRSAVNRSAVNTAIGALALTVMCDALFTSPLMQHDYRSGQLLDAGWFAGSLLLAYAPWAAPRAEADRHGPDRHGATGHTRVVHEHVPGQRSGPHHPVLLPGADHSRYPAARPISGSLAALTPYLAAAVCTLGILYNVLNGRSVDRVVLLTGGTVVLALVVRQGIMLLDNITLTQELAQKENHFRSLVQGSSDVIMIAAPSGVLRYVSPAAAGVYGRPAEELVGTELAHLIHPEDLGCVVHEVRRFLAADPVEEPTTRIECRFRSGGGGTSRSSEGESGGGWLNVESTVNRHHGGLIFNSRDVTERVRLQAQLQHNAEHDPLTDLPNRALFTKRVQHALSGRRASDRGVALRNTAVLFIDLDGFKAVNDTIGHQAGDELLVQAARRLQDSVRHGDTASRLGGDEFAALIAGDNTRDRDARERHILELADRLRTTLSQPYLIDGNDVRVNASIGVAFAEAGLGAGELLRNADLAMYRAKAGGKGRVELYKPQMQQDVARKAELATRLRAALHDGEFALLHQPVVSLEDGRITSVSAQARWRSSQGVLFTPAEFLRVAEDSDKTAELDRWLIEEAAEQAAERHATGLSVPVVVRMSARRLLDRSMPPGSIEALLTRHGLPSGSLIIELSDADPRVSLDELERRLGALRRVGVRIALDGFGSGYAAITALRRLPVDVLKLDRGLVEGVVESARLHKITSGLLRIAGDLGLKSVAEGVDLPEQVIALRAMGCTHGQGMAFSGPLDEYRLRRALAAGRYPVPNGPVEPAFAGGAPRVYSSGVSAVIGGGTALRSHNETPVPPT
- a CDS encoding 2-hydroxyacid dehydrogenase; this encodes MTADVWLPIPPDEIDGLPEGPDYRFWNGGEDFPADPADCAFYVVPYMKPSPLCVRPMGRMSNVQVVQTLSAGIDHVEPGLGRLAAGVRLCNARGVHEASTGELTLALILASLRGIPDFVRAQDRGEWLGGFRPALADKNVLIVGYGSIGEAIEDRLVPFEVARVARVARSERTTARGPVHPLTELPALLPEADVVILSTPLSETTRGLAGADFLSRMKDGALLVNVARGPVVDTKALLAELETGRITAALDVTDPEPLAREHPLWRAPGVLISPHVGGPTSAFLPRAKRLLVDQLNRYVNREPLRNVILTTGASTG
- a CDS encoding DUF6191 domain-containing protein; translated protein: MFNMFEELFSPGRKHTRDEQNRLELTREDVGDADPGRGPIDLTSGKVVVRPPHEHEDGEGE